From the Chiroxiphia lanceolata isolate bChiLan1 chromosome 6, bChiLan1.pri, whole genome shotgun sequence genome, the window cattaaaaaattattctaaagtatatattaaaaaaattttaggTCAGGTCCCGCACAGTGTGTGCAATGCTGACCTAAAGATGTCCCTTCAGGGAACAAGGAGAGATACAGTTTAGGAATATTAGCGATGCCTCTCGCTTGATCcctgagcagccagagctgtCAGAAAGAATTCCTGGGCCCATCTAAAATGGTCACAGTGGCCGTGAGAGTGGGAGGGCAAAGGAGGATGAAAGTCATCTTTGTAGCCCCCCTGGTCAtcactgcaggctgtgctgggcagacTGCTGAGAGGGGAATGCTGATGGCAGAGTCTGCTGCACAgggttttcccttccctctctctgtcccacatcctcctctctttttccttgtgGTATGAGGTGGTTGTCTTTGAGCAGCTGTGAGCCCCACAAGCACAGCTCTCTATGTGAAGATGTCTTTCACTGGCCGTAGACGACAATTCTTTCGATCCGATCCCAAAGTTGTTGGTACTCCCTCATCGCCTGGGTGTGGGCGGCCGGATCCTGCGCCAGGCGATGGAAGAGGTTGGGTGGCTCGGCCGTTTTGACATCCGGGGGCAAGAGAATCTCTTGAGGAAATGTCCGGTTGCCCACAACAAAGTGGTCAAGGCGTTTCTCCTCCAGGGAGCCACGCAGGTACTCCATGGTATCAGCCAGCCGCCGCAAGACTTGCCTCTTGCACCACCGTGACACGGGTATGGTGTTCAGGAGGTGCATCACAATGGTCTTCATCATGTAAGTGGAGAAGCCTATGCCCACCAGAGCACAGGCAAAGAGCTGCAGGCATCTGAGGTGCCAGCTGTCACGTGGAGCCTGATTGGCAATGTGCCTGAAGAACTTCATCTCTGCCACGGCGTAGGTCTCAGGCCACATTGTACTTGGGGTGAAGAGGGCCTCTGTAGGCTGGCTGCTCACATAGATGTCTGAATTGCCTACTTGCACCCCAAAGAGCAGCTCAACTGTCAggctctctctgcctctggTCACCTTGAATTTGCAGCAGCggctggagggcagcagcactAATTGCCAACTGTGTGACTGAGGCAAAGCCGGCCAGGACGCTCTCACCAACTGGTAGAACCAGCGGGCAGTTTTCTCCACATCCAGGTAGGAGCCGGTGCAGAGGGTGTTTAGGAAGTTGGGCTCCtcattcctcctctgctcttcttctgggtggtggagggagcacagcacgttctcatcctgctgctcccttgggCAGGTGCACACCGGCTCCACACGGATGAAGAAGTTCCTGCCGGGTATGTGCCCTGAAGTGTCTATCTCCAGATGGAAGGTGTGGCTCGGGGGAGGAGTGAGAGGTACAAGGACACGGTACACCACATCCTCCTCCCGGGGACTCCAACCTTCAAAGGCACTGCCCACCCCGATGGCTCGTTGCGGCACTGGGTATGAACTGTCTGACAAGAGGTGTCCAAAGACAAAGGTGAAGTTGTCCATCAGGACAGTTGTGTCTTCGCAACCTCTCTTCAGATCCTGAACAGGCCACTTTATCATGTGCACTAAAACCCATCTCAGGGCATTCTCAAAAGTgagttcttcttcttcttcatagACATCTTCATTGCCTTCTCTCTGTTCCTCTTCCCCCTCACCATTGTTGTCTGGCTCGTGGCTCCTTCTCCGGCAGACAAACCACAGCCACAGGAGGAGGCCCAGGACTACAGCCAGAGCGCAGAAGTCCCCCTGCTGCaaggcagcccagagcagggctccccAGGCCCTGACACTGCgctccaggctgctctgctccagctcctgcagcagccgaGTCATCTCTCTGTCCAGGAGCTTTGCACGCAGCTCCATGTGCAGACGGGTGTCCTCATCCAGCACATCACCCACCATCTGTGGGTACTGGATGAGGGTTTGCAAAAGCatgagaagaaacatttttgcagCCATGGCCtccaggaggagagagagaaggggttGAGTGGGGctgaaagggagggaaggaggtagAGGTGAGGGGAGTGTGGATGGGAGCAGTGGGGACGTGGAGTAGGAAGAAGAGGGTCCCAGGgcagctggcaggcagcaaggcctgtcccactgccccagcagcagtAGCACCATTGGGTACCCAAGGTGTTCTGGTGAGGGATTGGCCCTGGATGCAGAGGGAGAACCAAGGCCCCGGGGGTAGCGTTTCGGCCCCGGCCCTCGCCCAGCGCAGCTTCgcccctgtgtgtgtgcactcaCCACTTGTCCAGGCTCAACTGGGGCAGCGTTACCTGCTGGGGCCATCTCTAGCTGCCCCCACTGTGACACAATGCCTGTGATGTCACAAGAGCCAGATCACatcacagccaggacagccctGCCCTTTGTCCCCACTCCACCTCAGCAACTTCCAGTGGCCCTGGTGTAATGCTTAAGGCTGCCTTGGAGTTAATCTTCTTCCAAGAACTtccattctcctttcttttgcatttattatCATCTGTTCGTCAGTGGCAGTCACATGGAAGAGCCATGTTTG encodes:
- the LOC116788740 gene encoding inositol 1,4,5-trisphosphate receptor-interacting protein-like 1, whose translation is MAAKMFLLMLLQTLIQYPQMVGDVLDEDTRLHMELRAKLLDREMTRLLQELEQSSLERSVRAWGALLWAALQQGDFCALAVVLGLLLWLWFVCRRRSHEPDNNGEGEEEQREGNEDVYEEEEELTFENALRWVLVHMIKWPVQDLKRGCEDTTVLMDNFTFVFGHLLSDSSYPVPQRAIGVGSAFEGWSPREEDVVYRVLVPLTPPPSHTFHLEIDTSGHIPGRNFFIRVEPVCTCPREQQDENVLCSLHHPEEEQRRNEEPNFLNTLCTGSYLDVEKTARWFYQLVRASWPALPQSHSWQLVLLPSSRCCKFKVTRGRESLTVELLFGVQVGNSDIYVSSQPTEALFTPSTMWPETYAVAEMKFFRHIANQAPRDSWHLRCLQLFACALVGIGFSTYMMKTIVMHLLNTIPVSRWCKRQVLRRLADTMEYLRGSLEEKRLDHFVVGNRTFPQEILLPPDVKTAEPPNLFHRLAQDPAAHTQAMREYQQLWDRIERIVVYGQ